A stretch of Sulfurimonas autotrophica DSM 16294 DNA encodes these proteins:
- a CDS encoding TetR/AcrR family transcriptional regulator, with translation MPENRDIIKRSGTKEKILKVSTALFSQYGYKGTSVRKIASEVGIRESAIYNHYKNKEEIFLEVAKNIFSSPFSFSDEEIQELALRGKAFLQKYTMQYKMLTFDKSNENMFRLLMIELMQNKSLREQFISEYHDKNIKLLSGAFFVMMQNSLIRSSDPMLIAYEFISTLFYIRLQVTLLRFDAHSTNALATQFEKHVDFFWESIKI, from the coding sequence ATGCCTGAAAACAGGGATATCATCAAAAGAAGTGGAACCAAAGAGAAGATACTCAAAGTGTCAACAGCCCTCTTCTCTCAGTACGGATACAAAGGTACAAGTGTCAGAAAAATAGCATCTGAAGTAGGCATTAGAGAAAGTGCCATATATAACCATTATAAAAATAAAGAAGAGATATTTTTAGAGGTTGCAAAGAATATCTTTTCATCTCCCTTCTCTTTTAGTGATGAAGAAATACAAGAATTAGCGTTGAGAGGAAAAGCATTTTTACAAAAATATACTATGCAGTATAAGATGCTCACATTCGATAAGAGCAACGAAAATATGTTTAGGTTACTCATGATAGAGCTTATGCAAAATAAGAGCCTTAGAGAGCAGTTTATAAGCGAGTACCATGACAAAAATATTAAATTGCTCTCAGGAGCATTCTTTGTTATGATGCAAAACTCTTTAATCCGCTCTTCTGATCCAATGCTTATTGCTTATGAATTTATCAGCACCCTATTCTATATTCGACTACAAGTTACTTTATTGAGATTTGATGCGCATTCTACTAATGCACTTGCAACACAATTTGAAAAACATGTAGATTTTTTTTGGGAAAGTATAAAAATCTAA
- a CDS encoding glucosaminidase domain-containing protein: MLTKTYNTDNIRYIVLSILLIISSLDAGSYSYRKYPHVKKFYKEITPIAIKISKEHNLPAASLLAIAGLESGYGRGYVCQITGNIMSLGAFKSDPELPALTLPYSKSKQQILFDKNEIKKHTKADLDYKKRHKSLKKDYRPMQYAGTVKNLELLKYNEKLRCQAHNACLNDFATRWICKKSNIKAFKNAKIWLETLVADNNKNILFNMNTNSRFIDKIGGVKNSFNYRKSWPKKAKQVMKKAGLVELVNNIQNKHMSFDEAWE, encoded by the coding sequence ATGTTAACCAAAACATATAATACTGATAATATACGATATATCGTGCTTAGCATACTGCTTATAATAAGTTCTTTGGATGCAGGCTCTTACAGCTACAGAAAGTACCCCCATGTCAAAAAGTTTTATAAAGAAATCACACCAATAGCTATAAAAATATCAAAAGAACACAATCTTCCTGCAGCATCACTGTTGGCTATCGCCGGTTTAGAATCTGGATACGGCAGAGGTTATGTTTGTCAAATTACAGGAAATATTATGAGTCTGGGAGCATTTAAAAGCGACCCCGAGCTTCCGGCGCTTACCTTACCCTACTCTAAATCAAAACAGCAGATACTCTTTGATAAAAATGAGATTAAAAAACACACCAAAGCCGATTTAGACTATAAAAAACGCCATAAAAGTTTGAAAAAAGACTATAGACCTATGCAATATGCAGGAACTGTTAAAAATCTTGAATTATTAAAATATAATGAAAAACTCAGATGCCAGGCACACAATGCTTGTTTAAATGACTTTGCTACAAGATGGATATGTAAAAAATCAAACATAAAAGCCTTTAAAAATGCAAAAATATGGCTTGAAACCTTAGTTGCAGATAATAATAAAAATATATTATTTAATATGAATACAAACAGCAGGTTTATTGACAAGATAGGTGGTGTTAAAAACTCTTTTAACTACAGAAAGTCTTGGCCAAAAAAGGCAAAACAAGTGATGAAAAAAGCGGGTTTAGTTGAGTTAGTAAACAATATACAAAACAAACATATGAGCTTCGATGAAGCCTGGGAGTAA
- a CDS encoding response regulator, producing MSNLDLIQLTEQTKKLTAMVVEDEKVTNELLSSTFKNFFAKVESCFDGDTALKIYEQMKPDVIFVDIIMSGMDGIELSRKIREINPNQIIIVISASNDMEKISESIEVGVNSFIQKPIDTKKIIELLGNVVSMIAKKKKIETKTFSISLPLDLYETVNDNAKAESISKNAVIIRALRSFYE from the coding sequence ATGAGTAATTTAGACTTAATTCAACTAACCGAACAAACAAAAAAACTTACAGCGATGGTTGTAGAAGATGAAAAAGTAACCAATGAGCTTTTAAGTTCTACTTTTAAAAACTTTTTTGCAAAAGTAGAATCATGTTTTGACGGAGATACAGCATTAAAGATTTATGAGCAGATGAAACCAGATGTAATATTTGTGGATATCATCATGTCAGGAATGGACGGAATTGAACTTTCTCGTAAAATCCGTGAGATTAATCCTAATCAAATCATTATTGTTATATCTGCAAGTAATGATATGGAAAAAATTTCTGAATCAATTGAAGTTGGTGTCAACAGCTTTATTCAAAAACCTATTGATACAAAAAAAATTATTGAGCTTTTAGGCAATGTCGTTTCTATGATAGCGAAAAAGAAAAAAATAGAAACAAAAACATTTTCAATCTCTCTTCCTTTAGATTTATATGAAACAGTTAATGACAATGCAAAAGCTGAAAGTATTTCTAAAAATGCTGTCATTATTAGAGCTCTTCGCAGTTTTTATGAATAG
- a CDS encoding glutamine--tRNA ligase/YqeY domain fusion protein — MNKKKDFLRTIVENDLKSGKYKEIVTRFPPEPNGFPHIGHAKSISINFGIARDYNGHCNLRMDDTNPTKEDTKYVHALEDAVKWLGFDWGEHLYFTSDYFSQIHDYAIKLIKMGKAYVDSLCEDEIREYRGTVTQPGKRSKFAQRSVEENLDLFERMKNGEFKDGEHVLRAKIDMSAANMKMRDPLLYRIRHAHHFRAGDKWSIYPMYDFAHCLSDYIEGITHSICTLEFENNRDIYDWVLDTLELKPPRPYQYEFARLNINYTVMSKRKLLELVEGGYVSGWDDPRLPTIAGYRRRGYTPESILNFCDQIGIAKANSVVDVAQLEFCIRDGLNPKVPRVLCVLDPLKVTIENYEGSEELEAPYYPHDVPKEGSRKIPFSKEIYIEKDDFAENPPKGYFRLTPEQPVRLRHGYIISCKEVIKDENGNITEIKAEYYPDSKSGAEDTSGIKVKSAIQWVSVADAKKVEVRLYDRLFKNEAPEGIEDLNPNSLQIIKNAFIEPAVITEKPDERFQFERQGYFYTDPIDYSDENPVFNKIVGLKDSWAKKAKTKQTAPKPQPKKVQVDGEVAPMTDEQKILFEKYTNELRLNSEVSNTLARDKFLSNFFEDALCAFNCPVSISNIVVNEVARELKQAQADELKFSAGHISQLVKMIDADTISSKIAKQVFEEMAKTGENPTQIVKAKGLVQISDPAKISPIIDEIISNNPDNVAKFKAGNTKLLGFFVGQVLKKTGGKANPKVVNELVAQKLQ, encoded by the coding sequence ATGAACAAGAAAAAAGATTTTTTACGTACGATAGTTGAAAATGATTTAAAATCAGGTAAATATAAAGAGATAGTTACAAGATTTCCACCGGAACCTAATGGTTTTCCTCACATTGGACATGCGAAATCCATATCTATAAATTTTGGTATCGCTCGTGATTATAATGGTCACTGTAACCTAAGAATGGATGATACCAACCCAACCAAAGAAGACACAAAATATGTTCACGCTCTTGAAGATGCAGTAAAATGGCTTGGGTTTGACTGGGGTGAGCATCTATATTTTACTTCTGATTATTTTTCTCAGATACATGATTATGCTATCAAGCTTATCAAAATGGGTAAAGCTTATGTTGATAGTCTTTGCGAGGATGAAATACGCGAGTATCGCGGAACTGTTACGCAACCGGGTAAACGTAGTAAATTTGCACAAAGAAGTGTAGAAGAGAATCTAGATCTTTTTGAGAGAATGAAAAACGGTGAATTTAAAGATGGTGAGCATGTTTTGAGAGCAAAAATAGATATGAGTGCAGCCAATATGAAAATGAGGGATCCTCTTTTATATCGTATTAGACATGCTCATCACTTCAGAGCAGGAGATAAATGGTCAATCTATCCAATGTATGATTTTGCACACTGTTTATCTGACTATATAGAGGGCATCACACACTCAATTTGTACATTAGAGTTTGAAAATAACCGTGATATTTATGACTGGGTATTAGATACTCTTGAACTAAAACCGCCTCGTCCTTATCAGTATGAATTTGCACGACTTAATATTAACTATACAGTCATGAGTAAAAGAAAACTTTTAGAACTGGTTGAAGGTGGATATGTGAGTGGATGGGATGATCCTCGCCTTCCTACGATTGCAGGGTACAGAAGAAGAGGTTACACCCCGGAGTCCATTTTAAACTTTTGTGACCAAATCGGTATAGCAAAAGCGAACTCTGTGGTTGATGTCGCACAGCTTGAGTTTTGTATAAGAGATGGTTTAAATCCAAAAGTGCCTCGAGTTTTGTGTGTTCTTGATCCTCTTAAAGTAACGATTGAAAATTATGAAGGCTCCGAGGAGCTTGAAGCGCCATACTATCCGCATGATGTGCCAAAAGAGGGCTCAAGAAAGATACCATTCTCAAAAGAAATTTATATTGAAAAAGATGACTTTGCAGAAAACCCTCCAAAAGGTTACTTCCGTCTTACACCTGAGCAACCTGTAAGACTCAGACATGGTTATATTATTAGTTGTAAAGAGGTCATCAAAGACGAAAACGGAAATATTACAGAAATAAAAGCCGAGTATTATCCTGATTCTAAAAGCGGCGCTGAAGATACAAGCGGCATAAAGGTAAAAAGTGCGATTCAGTGGGTGAGTGTTGCAGATGCTAAAAAAGTAGAAGTACGACTCTATGACAGACTCTTTAAAAACGAAGCACCGGAAGGGATTGAAGATCTTAATCCAAACTCGCTGCAAATTATCAAAAATGCATTTATCGAACCTGCTGTCATCACTGAAAAACCTGATGAAAGATTTCAGTTTGAGAGACAAGGATATTTTTATACCGATCCGATTGATTACAGTGATGAGAATCCTGTGTTTAATAAAATCGTAGGTCTGAAAGATTCTTGGGCAAAAAAGGCAAAAACAAAGCAGACTGCACCTAAACCACAGCCTAAAAAAGTGCAAGTAGACGGTGAAGTTGCACCTATGACTGATGAGCAAAAAATATTGTTTGAAAAATATACTAATGAACTTAGGTTAAACAGCGAAGTATCGAATACTTTAGCTCGTGATAAATTTCTATCAAACTTTTTTGAAGATGCTCTGTGTGCTTTTAACTGCCCTGTCAGTATATCTAACATTGTGGTTAATGAAGTAGCTAGAGAACTAAAACAAGCACAAGCAGATGAATTGAAATTTAGTGCAGGGCACATATCGCAACTTGTAAAAATGATTGATGCTGATACTATCTCAAGTAAAATTGCAAAACAAGTGTTTGAAGAAATGGCTAAGACAGGAGAAAACCCGACACAAATAGTTAAAGCTAAAGGACTGGTGCAAATAAGTGACCCAGCTAAAATTTCTCCTATTATTGATGAAATAATTTCAAATAACCCAGACAATGTTGCCAAATTTAAAGCAGGAAATACCAAACTATTGGGCTTCTTTGTGGGACAAGTGTTAAAAAAGACAGGCGGCAAAGCAAACCCAAAAGTTGTAAATGAACTTGTTGCACAAAAGTTACAATAA
- the gltX gene encoding glutamate--tRNA ligase, with protein sequence MLRFASSPTGDMHIDDLRVALLNYIVSKQKNEDLIVRIEDTDKERNIEGKDQEILDILGLFGIEYSQVIYQSQNFRFHSAMALQLLHEKKAFACFCSPEWLEKKCDEAKEAKKAYCYDDACRNLPPELVIDNTAPFTVRIARPEKPIVIQDHIKGEISFDPDAVDSFIIMRLDKTPTYNFACAVDDMLSDISLIIQSEDQIDNSPKQVHVRNQLGYDKKMEYAHLPMILNDDILSVKWLLEEGYLPEAISNYLILIGNKPPKEIFTVKEAIEWFDLDKISKSPARFDLDMLKHINKEHLKNLDATELSRYVGFADAEIGELARIYLEEAGTTKELKEKVAPIFAKRDIPQEFTEQTALMAKTIKDAPYFEEYDDFKNYILKETGLKGKNFSKPLRILLTNAKNGPDVAEVYKYLKNYIKEIVK encoded by the coding sequence ATGCTAAGATTTGCATCCAGCCCTACTGGTGATATGCATATAGATGACCTAAGAGTTGCTCTCTTAAACTATATTGTATCAAAACAAAAAAATGAAGATTTAATTGTCAGGATAGAAGACACAGACAAAGAGAGAAATATAGAAGGCAAAGACCAGGAAATACTGGATATTTTAGGACTTTTTGGCATTGAGTACTCTCAAGTTATTTATCAAAGTCAAAATTTTCGTTTTCATTCAGCCATGGCACTGCAGCTTTTACATGAAAAAAAAGCTTTTGCCTGTTTTTGTTCACCCGAGTGGTTAGAAAAAAAGTGTGATGAAGCAAAAGAAGCTAAAAAAGCCTATTGCTACGATGATGCCTGCAGAAACCTCCCGCCGGAACTCGTTATAGACAACACTGCCCCTTTTACGGTTAGAATAGCACGTCCAGAAAAACCTATTGTTATTCAAGATCACATCAAAGGTGAAATTAGTTTTGATCCTGATGCCGTTGATAGTTTTATAATAATGCGACTAGACAAAACACCTACTTATAATTTTGCCTGTGCTGTTGATGATATGCTGAGTGATATTTCTCTCATCATTCAGAGTGAAGACCAAATAGACAACAGCCCAAAACAGGTACATGTAAGGAATCAGCTTGGATATGATAAAAAAATGGAATATGCACATTTACCTATGATCTTAAATGATGATATATTAAGTGTTAAATGGCTTTTAGAAGAAGGTTATTTGCCTGAGGCTATCTCAAATTATTTAATATTAATCGGAAACAAGCCCCCAAAAGAGATATTTACTGTAAAAGAAGCAATAGAATGGTTTGATTTAGACAAAATTTCAAAAAGCCCTGCCCGTTTTGATTTAGATATGCTTAAACACATTAACAAAGAACATTTAAAAAATCTTGATGCAACAGAATTATCGCGTTATGTGGGTTTTGCTGATGCAGAAATAGGCGAACTTGCGCGTATTTATCTGGAAGAAGCAGGTACAACAAAAGAACTCAAGGAAAAAGTTGCACCGATTTTTGCAAAAAGAGATATTCCCCAAGAGTTTACAGAACAAACTGCGCTTATGGCAAAAACAATTAAAGATGCACCCTATTTTGAAGAATATGATGATTTCAAAAATTATATATTGAAAGAAACAGGACTAAAGGGCAAAAACTTTTCTAAACCCCTTCGCATCTTACTTACAAATGCTAAGAATGGACCTGATGTTGCAGAAGTATATAAATATCTTAAAAACTATATTAAGGAGATTGTCAAATGA
- a CDS encoding YggT family protein — protein sequence MSALVEIIQGIGGIFIGLINVYIWVIIIAALLSFVNPDPYNPIVQFLYRVTNPAYAFVRKFIRTDLNGLDFAPLIIIIALQVLIVIIRSILY from the coding sequence ATGAGCGCATTAGTTGAAATTATACAAGGAATCGGCGGAATTTTCATAGGACTGATAAATGTCTATATTTGGGTGATTATTATAGCAGCACTGCTTAGTTTTGTGAACCCTGACCCATACAATCCTATTGTTCAGTTTCTTTATAGAGTCACAAACCCGGCATATGCGTTTGTGAGAAAATTTATACGAACAGACCTCAATGGTCTGGATTTTGCACCGCTGATTATTATTATAGCCTTACAAGTACTTATAGTTATTATTCGATCTATACTGTATTAA
- the mobB gene encoding molybdopterin-guanine dinucleotide biosynthesis protein B, with the protein MKKRLAVAFTGPSNSGKTTLILKVARKLIHEHHLEVAIIKHDPKDKARFDVQGKDSYKFSDTGAEVIVTSPSRTTYFSHRHAELDEMIRMFHSFDILLVEGLKNLPLPRISIFRNSIDEDYFPYMDALAIDESVNISAYTLPEEVDILNLNSTDEVISWILKNAKKV; encoded by the coding sequence TTGAAAAAAAGATTAGCAGTTGCATTTACAGGACCGTCCAACAGCGGTAAAACAACATTAATACTAAAAGTAGCCAGAAAACTTATTCATGAACATCATTTGGAAGTGGCTATTATAAAGCATGATCCAAAAGATAAAGCCAGATTTGATGTTCAGGGTAAAGACAGTTACAAATTTAGTGATACAGGTGCTGAAGTTATAGTGACTTCGCCAAGTAGAACAACATATTTTTCACATCGTCATGCAGAGCTCGATGAAATGATACGTATGTTTCACAGTTTTGATATTTTGCTCGTTGAAGGATTAAAAAATTTACCCCTGCCTCGAATAAGTATATTTAGAAATAGTATTGACGAAGATTATTTTCCGTATATGGATGCGCTGGCAATAGATGAAAGCGTCAACATCAGTGCATACACGCTGCCTGAAGAGGTAGATATTTTAAATTTAAATTCTACGGATGAAGTTATATCATGGATACTGAAAAATGCAAAAAAAGTTTAA
- a CDS encoding class 1 fructose-bisphosphatase, protein MRDIFDAIQKSAKRIKDAIDVKDIGYSQQENSSGETQLELDIKCDMIIEEEFSKVSSINTIASEEKEHEEVLHANGKYFIAYDPLDGSSLIDVNLSVGSIFGIYEGAFGTEKMVAACYVVYGPRVEMVFAQNKTKLYLLQAGEFEFVKEIRLGEKGKIMAPGGTQQNWEKYHKAMIDGFFAEGYRLRYSGGMVPDLHQILLKGGGLFSYPATSDKPKGKLRRLFEVFPFAFVYKTSGGEAIDGKNELMSLGHAHIHDTSPCFFGSKYEVDRVKEVYAKNA, encoded by the coding sequence ATGAGAGATATATTTGATGCAATTCAAAAAAGTGCAAAAAGAATTAAAGATGCGATAGACGTAAAAGACATAGGTTACTCACAGCAGGAAAACAGCTCGGGTGAAACACAACTGGAGCTTGATATTAAGTGTGATATGATTATTGAAGAAGAATTTTCAAAAGTTTCTTCTATAAATACGATAGCCAGTGAAGAAAAAGAGCATGAAGAAGTTTTACATGCAAACGGAAAGTATTTTATAGCTTACGATCCTCTTGATGGTTCATCATTAATTGATGTAAATCTTAGCGTAGGTTCAATTTTTGGTATTTATGAAGGTGCTTTTGGGACGGAAAAAATGGTAGCTGCATGTTATGTAGTATATGGTCCGCGAGTTGAAATGGTCTTTGCTCAAAACAAAACAAAACTGTATCTTTTACAGGCTGGTGAGTTTGAATTTGTCAAAGAAATCAGACTTGGTGAAAAAGGCAAGATTATGGCTCCAGGTGGAACACAACAAAACTGGGAAAAATACCATAAAGCCATGATAGACGGCTTTTTTGCCGAGGGGTATCGTCTTCGATATTCAGGTGGAATGGTTCCTGATTTGCACCAAATTCTTCTTAAAGGCGGCGGACTCTTCAGTTACCCTGCTACAAGTGATAAACCAAAAGGAAAACTTCGCCGCCTTTTTGAAGTTTTCCCTTTTGCCTTTGTATATAAAACATCTGGTGGTGAAGCCATAGATGGTAAAAATGAGCTTATGAGTCTTGGTCATGCACATATTCATGACACTTCTCCATGTTTCTTTGGTTCAAAATATGAAGTTGACAGAGTAAAAGAGGTATATGCAAAGAATGCATGA
- the metG gene encoding methionine--tRNA ligase: protein MSKYITTPIYYVNGEAHIGHAYTTFIADTMARYERLKGEDTFFLTGTDEHGQKIEESAEKAGKPTQEFADEISATFKNLWDEFGISYDKFIRTTDEDHKKGVQKAFEVMYAKGDIYKDFYEGHYCVSCETFFPETQLIDGEFCPDCGRATSIVKEESYFFKLSNYEDKLLEHYANHPDFIMPRSRANEVVSFVKGGLRDLSVTRTSFSWGVKMPKSIGDDKHVMYVWLDALLNYITALGYGSDEAKMNYWPADIHFVGKDILRFHAIYWPAFLMSLGLELPKHIGAHGWWTRDGEKMSKSKGNVVSPKEVADAYGVENLRYFMLREVPFGQDGDFSQRAFIDRINSELSNDLGNLLNRIIGMSGKYSDFEIDSVDVEKYHAKEITQMNTVLNSLDSFMENLQTHRYLEELWKLFAIGNGVIQEYEPWVKMKNNQKDEALATVAVVANILAKAAVMLHPIMPNTTNIIADALSFEINNASYKELIIDKKLLKLFNIKKVPPLFPRVEEPLMQEAPKAEPETIKEEQNSNNKVKETKKEDDNLIEIGQFFETSLKVGTVVAAEEVPKSKKLLKLQVDLGEESPRQVVAGIKEFYSPNDLMNTQVCVVANLKPTKLMGMISEGMLLAAKDEDGLCLIRPEKPKKAGTPIG from the coding sequence TTGAGTAAATACATAACAACACCTATATACTATGTCAACGGAGAGGCTCATATTGGGCATGCTTACACGACTTTCATCGCAGACACTATGGCACGCTATGAAAGACTCAAAGGTGAGGATACTTTCTTTTTAACAGGAACGGATGAACATGGACAAAAAATAGAAGAGTCCGCAGAAAAAGCCGGTAAACCTACACAAGAGTTTGCAGATGAAATCAGTGCAACTTTTAAAAACCTTTGGGATGAATTTGGTATCAGTTATGATAAATTTATACGTACAACCGATGAAGACCATAAAAAAGGTGTGCAAAAAGCTTTTGAAGTTATGTATGCAAAAGGCGATATTTATAAAGATTTCTACGAAGGTCACTATTGTGTGAGCTGTGAAACATTTTTTCCGGAGACGCAACTTATAGACGGTGAATTTTGTCCTGACTGCGGAAGAGCTACCAGTATAGTAAAAGAAGAGAGTTATTTTTTCAAACTTTCCAACTATGAAGACAAGCTGTTAGAGCATTATGCAAATCATCCTGATTTTATTATGCCCCGCTCTCGCGCAAATGAAGTTGTAAGCTTTGTAAAAGGTGGTCTTCGCGACCTTTCTGTAACACGTACATCATTTAGCTGGGGTGTAAAAATGCCCAAAAGTATTGGGGATGACAAGCATGTTATGTATGTTTGGCTTGATGCGCTTTTAAACTATATTACTGCTCTAGGATATGGCAGTGATGAAGCAAAAATGAACTATTGGCCGGCAGATATTCACTTTGTAGGTAAAGATATACTTCGTTTTCATGCTATTTACTGGCCTGCATTTTTAATGAGTCTTGGTTTAGAACTGCCAAAACATATAGGTGCACATGGCTGGTGGACACGCGATGGTGAAAAAATGAGTAAATCTAAAGGGAATGTCGTCTCTCCAAAAGAAGTTGCAGATGCCTACGGTGTAGAAAATCTTCGTTACTTTATGCTACGGGAGGTTCCTTTTGGGCAAGACGGTGATTTTTCGCAAAGAGCATTTATAGATAGAATTAACTCGGAACTCTCTAATGATTTGGGGAATCTTCTTAACCGTATCATTGGTATGAGCGGAAAATATTCTGATTTTGAGATAGACAGTGTTGATGTAGAAAAATATCATGCTAAAGAAATTACTCAAATGAATACAGTTCTTAATTCTCTTGATAGCTTTATGGAAAATTTACAAACACATAGATACCTTGAAGAGCTATGGAAACTCTTTGCAATCGGTAACGGTGTTATTCAAGAGTATGAGCCATGGGTGAAAATGAAAAACAACCAAAAAGATGAAGCACTCGCTACCGTCGCTGTAGTTGCAAACATCTTGGCAAAAGCTGCTGTCATGCTGCACCCTATTATGCCAAACACAACGAACATTATTGCCGATGCACTTTCTTTTGAAATAAATAATGCAAGCTATAAAGAGCTTATCATTGATAAAAAGCTATTAAAATTATTTAATATCAAAAAAGTTCCGCCTCTTTTTCCTCGTGTTGAAGAGCCTTTAATGCAAGAAGCTCCAAAAGCTGAACCTGAAACAATAAAAGAAGAGCAAAACTCTAACAACAAAGTAAAAGAGACAAAAAAAGAAGATGATAATCTTATAGAGATTGGCCAGTTTTTTGAAACATCTTTAAAAGTTGGGACAGTTGTTGCAGCCGAAGAAGTACCAAAAAGTAAAAAACTTTTAAAACTGCAGGTTGATTTGGGCGAAGAAAGTCCAAGACAGGTTGTTGCAGGAATAAAAGAGTTTTATTCTCCTAATGATTTAATGAATACTCAAGTATGTGTCGTAGCGAACCTAAAACCTACCAAACTTATGGGCATGATTAGTGAAGGCATGCTTCTTGCTGCTAAAGATGAAGATGGTTTATGTTTAATAAGACCCGAAAAACCTAAAAAAGCAGGCACACCTATTGGATGA
- a CDS encoding TRAP transporter substrate-binding protein: protein MNRRDFLSTATVASAAIALNGCNEGKHVAIDYSKHPQKHSDTVKNIHFNKNKKTVIKLATSWPAHFPIMGTGVEKFAKRVKEISGGTLEIKIYPKNVLVPALAVFDACSSGQIDAFHSGPYYWKGKNSAFSLYSGIPFGFTAEEVNSWMLYGGGMDLWRKQYAKYNLHPFLGGNTNIQMGGWFRKPINSLADMQGLKMRIPGLGGEVFSRMGVNPILLPAGEIYTSLERGVIDATEWVGPALDIKMGFYKVAPYYYSGWHEPGSVLELTFNKHTWNKLAREHQSMIEVASSEMNANMATEFHYENIHALQKLKSLDVKLAKFPDDVTQAGKKALQEVITDLSTDNNDFAKVYASIKAHLKLSKEWSDASLGYFLNIR, encoded by the coding sequence ATGAATCGTAGAGATTTTTTAAGTACGGCAACTGTTGCTTCTGCAGCCATAGCACTCAATGGCTGTAATGAGGGCAAGCATGTTGCTATAGACTATTCAAAACACCCTCAAAAGCACAGCGATACTGTAAAAAATATTCATTTTAATAAAAATAAAAAAACAGTTATAAAACTAGCAACAAGCTGGCCCGCACATTTTCCTATAATGGGTACGGGTGTTGAAAAGTTTGCAAAACGTGTTAAAGAAATAAGTGGTGGAACATTAGAGATCAAAATTTATCCTAAAAATGTCCTTGTTCCTGCTTTAGCGGTCTTTGATGCTTGTTCCAGCGGTCAAATAGATGCTTTTCACTCTGGGCCATATTATTGGAAGGGTAAAAATTCTGCTTTTTCACTCTACAGCGGCATTCCTTTTGGTTTTACAGCAGAAGAAGTTAACTCATGGATGCTTTACGGCGGAGGCATGGATTTATGGAGAAAACAGTATGCAAAGTATAACTTGCATCCGTTTTTAGGCGGAAATACAAATATTCAAATGGGCGGATGGTTTAGAAAACCCATCAATTCTTTGGCAGATATGCAGGGGCTCAAAATGCGTATTCCTGGTCTTGGCGGAGAAGTTTTTTCACGCATGGGTGTTAACCCTATTCTTTTGCCTGCAGGAGAAATTTATACTTCGTTGGAGCGCGGTGTTATTGATGCGACCGAGTGGGTAGGCCCTGCGCTTGACATCAAAATGGGCTTTTATAAAGTTGCGCCCTACTATTACTCTGGATGGCACGAACCCGGTTCTGTGCTTGAGTTAACATTCAATAAACATACTTGGAATAAACTAGCACGTGAGCATCAGTCAATGATTGAAGTTGCATCAAGCGAAATGAATGCAAATATGGCAACAGAATTTCATTATGAAAATATACATGCCTTACAAAAGCTCAAAAGCCTGGATGTAAAACTTGCAAAATTTCCCGATGATGTAACACAAGCAGGTAAAAAAGCCCTACAAGAAGTCATAACTGATTTAAGTACTGATAACAATGACTTTGCGAAAGTTTATGCATCAATAAAAGCACATCTAAAGCTCTCCAAAGAGTGGAGTGATGCAAGTTTGGGTTATTTTTTAAATATCAGATAG